In Paenibacillus hexagrammi, the following are encoded in one genomic region:
- a CDS encoding chromate transporter, whose translation MLSKLWELCIGFGRSTLMGYGGGPSIIPLYEHEAVGRFAWMNKEEFGQALAFGNALPGPIATKLAAYIGFKVAGWLGAVVAVAAVVMPTALLMVLLVGVMSKLSNNSIIRGMIKGIQPVIFVMLAMLAYDFIKYAFQPIDGPVKFLPFMIAAVYFIMVQYLGMNSVWGILGGLLIGALFMR comes from the coding sequence ATGTTGTCGAAATTATGGGAATTATGTATCGGGTTTGGCCGTTCTACCTTAATGGGTTACGGGGGAGGTCCCTCGATTATCCCGCTCTATGAGCATGAAGCTGTCGGCAGATTCGCATGGATGAATAAGGAAGAATTCGGGCAGGCGCTAGCCTTTGGCAACGCTCTTCCCGGTCCGATCGCAACCAAGCTAGCGGCTTATATCGGATTTAAAGTTGCAGGCTGGCTTGGCGCAGTAGTGGCGGTAGCGGCTGTAGTCATGCCGACGGCTCTTTTGATGGTCCTGCTGGTCGGTGTCATGAGTAAGCTGTCTAATAACTCCATCATCCGGGGAATGATTAAAGGGATTCAGCCTGTGATCTTTGTCATGCTGGCTATGCTGGCCTACGATTTTATCAAATATGCGTTTCAGCCGATTGATGGGCCCGTTAAGTTTTTGCCGTTTATGATAGCGGCAGTCTACTTCATCATGGTTCAATATTTGGGGATGAATTCGGTATGGGGAATATTGGGAGGTCTTCTTATCGGGGCCTTATTTATGCGATAA
- a CDS encoding twin-arginine translocation signal domain-containing protein has translation MPEPQTWTRRSFLRRLTVLAATVAAGSLTASYASFVEPRWYETTRLQLSFPNLPSAFHGTKILLLSDLHIGHHFELSHLKDLITKVRAKSRT, from the coding sequence ATGCCGGAACCACAGACATGGACTAGACGTTCTTTTCTAAGAAGACTTACTGTCCTTGCTGCTACAGTGGCGGCAGGCAGTCTGACAGCCAGCTATGCCTCCTTCGTAGAGCCTAGATGGTATGAGACTACGAGGTTACAACTAAGCTTCCCGAACCTTCCCTCCGCTTTTCACGGCACAAAGATTTTGCTCTTAAGCGACCTTCATATTGGACATCACTTTGAGCTGAGCCATCTGAAGGATCTAATAACGAAAGTCCGAGCGAAAAGCCGGACTTAA
- a CDS encoding PucR family transcriptional regulator, whose product MHLTIREALTIYPLSEAKLVAGKQGDSRIVKSVNVMDAPDIADWTKSGEMLFTTAFAMKDSPQETVNLLRKLNDRGAAGLGIKLGRFWSELPKIVVEEADRLHFPIIEMPFQFTFSDQMNALFNAEYRRNTQVLQTVLDKQKKLMQFGLKQDDMNAMFQLISDIVGYPMAIVNSKNQVMYNTSSWNQEQLQVNWPWKRKAGWVHAGKDRAYRVALAQREDERPGSLLVMPETLILANVEEGLVQQAADILSFHMGYTFRSHVEASMQRDIQNSLIRYLEKGASLEEFLEQAKAKGVSPFIGTYQCVIGSIHHNRLTPDDESASRKLKELKQYLESQAQSTSIRGHHFMMKDKLFSIYATLLSEGFPEEELTQQLSKNAANALSLAADEEIGFYVSPVKQKPPALREAYMECMQTQAMAERLKLHDRVLHFETIEFAHLFQNVASEVMEDYCTKTLRPLLEKDAEYSQEMIRTLEVFIRNDGQVSEAAKQLFIHRNTVTYRLEKISDLLQVDFKKVNDLLKLKAVFLFRQFLHVRQD is encoded by the coding sequence ATGCATCTTACGATCCGAGAAGCGTTAACGATCTATCCTTTATCAGAAGCAAAGCTCGTTGCCGGCAAGCAGGGCGACTCCAGGATTGTAAAGTCAGTGAATGTCATGGATGCCCCTGACATTGCTGATTGGACCAAATCCGGCGAAATGCTGTTTACGACAGCCTTTGCGATGAAGGATAGCCCTCAAGAGACGGTCAATTTGCTGCGCAAATTAAATGACCGAGGGGCTGCTGGGCTAGGGATTAAATTAGGTCGGTTCTGGTCGGAGCTGCCAAAAATCGTGGTCGAGGAAGCGGACCGTCTTCATTTTCCGATTATCGAAATGCCGTTTCAATTTACTTTCTCCGATCAGATGAATGCATTATTTAATGCGGAATACCGACGTAATACTCAAGTGCTGCAAACCGTGCTGGATAAGCAAAAGAAATTGATGCAGTTCGGTTTGAAGCAGGACGATATGAATGCCATGTTTCAATTAATCAGTGACATTGTCGGTTATCCGATGGCCATCGTGAATTCAAAGAATCAAGTTATGTACAATACAAGCTCGTGGAACCAGGAGCAGCTGCAAGTAAATTGGCCTTGGAAGCGCAAAGCAGGGTGGGTGCACGCAGGCAAAGACCGCGCATACCGAGTGGCCTTGGCGCAAAGAGAAGATGAGCGGCCGGGCAGTCTGCTTGTCATGCCGGAAACACTCATTCTAGCGAATGTGGAGGAAGGACTTGTCCAACAGGCAGCGGACATCTTATCCTTCCACATGGGCTATACGTTCAGATCGCATGTGGAAGCGTCGATGCAGCGGGATATTCAAAATTCGCTGATCCGATACTTGGAGAAAGGCGCTTCGCTTGAAGAGTTTCTGGAGCAGGCGAAAGCGAAGGGAGTGTCCCCGTTTATCGGTACGTATCAATGCGTAATCGGATCCATTCATCATAACCGTCTAACGCCCGATGATGAGTCCGCCTCACGCAAGCTAAAGGAACTAAAGCAGTATTTGGAATCACAGGCGCAGTCGACCAGCATTCGCGGGCACCATTTTATGATGAAAGATAAGCTGTTCTCCATTTACGCGACCTTGCTGTCCGAAGGATTTCCTGAGGAGGAATTGACGCAGCAGTTGTCCAAAAATGCGGCGAATGCCCTGAGCTTAGCTGCTGATGAGGAAATCGGCTTCTATGTCAGCCCTGTGAAGCAGAAGCCTCCGGCACTTCGGGAAGCGTACATGGAATGTATGCAAACCCAAGCGATGGCGGAGCGGCTCAAGCTGCATGACCGCGTACTGCATTTTGAAACGATCGAATTTGCTCATCTATTTCAGAATGTGGCTTCGGAAGTGATGGAGGATTACTGCACCAAGACGCTGCGGCCTCTTCTGGAGAAGGATGCGGAATATTCGCAGGAAATGATTCGTACGTTAGAAGTGTTTATTCGCAATGACGGTCAGGTGAGTGAAGCGGCGAAGCAGCTCTTCATACACCGCAATACGGTTACGTATCGTTTGGAGAAGATTAGCGATCTGCTGCAGGTTGATTTTAAAAAGGTGAATGATTTGCTAAAGCTGAAGGCGGTGTTCTTGTTCCGACAATTCCTTCATGTCCGTCAAGATTAG
- a CDS encoding metallophosphoesterase — protein sequence MIRAKVLITHRISCKKAISKCWSMNTVSFKKTGETIQIAGVADLLTGKPNLDLALEGSDSNGFTLLLAHCPDFAEQARKKPVHLQLSGHSHGGQVRLPIVGALSKPLGAKKYVMGLYEVPNSNLHVYTTRGIGTTFLPIRFLCRPEITVITLQVQNP from the coding sequence ATGATAAGAGCAAAGGTCCTTATTACGCATCGGATATCCTGCAAGAAGGCGATTTCCAAGTGCTGGTCAATGAACACCGTGTCATTCAAAAAAACGGGAGAAACCATTCAAATCGCCGGAGTCGCCGATCTTTTGACTGGAAAGCCGAATCTTGATCTAGCACTAGAAGGCTCGGATTCCAACGGCTTTACGCTTCTTCTGGCGCACTGCCCCGACTTCGCAGAGCAAGCACGCAAGAAGCCGGTACATTTACAGCTGTCCGGCCACAGCCACGGAGGTCAAGTAAGACTTCCAATCGTCGGTGCTTTATCCAAACCCTTAGGCGCCAAGAAATATGTAATGGGCTTATATGAAGTCCCGAATTCAAATCTTCACGTATACACGACACGTGGAATCGGAACGACCTTCCTTCCCATTCGATTCTTATGCAGACCGGAAATCACAGTAATCACGCTTCAAGTTCAAAACCCCTGA